The genomic segment GAAGAACGTTACTGTGGTTGATGTACGCATTGATGAAAACGTTGTTCTGCTTAAGGGTCCTATGCCTGGAGCTAAAAATGGTCTGTTAAAGATTTATTCCAAGTGATTGTTTAAGTAACAGGCTCGAATGGAGAGAATAATGTCTACTGTAAGTGTAGTTAATACAAATAACGAAAAAGTCGACGAGATAGAATTGAACGACGCAATCTTTAACCGTGAAGTTAAAGAATATATTCTCCACGATGTTGTTCGCATGCAGAGAGCTGCAAAGCGTGCAGGAACTGCATCTACCAAGACTCGTGTCGAGGTACGTGGAGGTGGTGCAAAGCCATGGCGTCAGAAAGGAACTGGTCGTGCTCGTGCGGGATCCCGTACTTCTCCTTTGTGGAGAGGTGGTGGAGTTACATTTGGTCCTAAACCAAGAGATTATAGCTTCAAGCTTAACCGTAA from the Desulfotalea psychrophila LSv54 genome contains:
- the rplD gene encoding 50S ribosomal protein L4, coding for MSTVSVVNTNNEKVDEIELNDAIFNREVKEYILHDVVRMQRAAKRAGTASTKTRVEVRGGGAKPWRQKGTGRARAGSRTSPLWRGGGVTFGPKPRDYSFKLNRKVRQQAVSMALSARFQEGNLIVLDNFIMDAIKTKEFASTMKTLELANALIVMDDASENLSKSCRNVHGYRILPAEGLNVYDILLHKKVVLVKPVIESLEKRLMV